TAACAGTTAGAATATACAAAACCTGGAATGCTTCAAGATTTAGAAAACCATTTTTCAGAATTAGAGAAAAAGATTTTGCTATTACAAAAAAATTACAAAAATCTTGCTGAAAAATTTTCGGAACTGAACAAAGAGCATGGAGAACTGAAGAAAAAATATGATGAGGAGAGAAAAAAAAGCCAGGTATTAGCAGAAGAACAAAAAAATATAAAGCTTTATTCAGCAATATCAGGAAACCCTGAACATAACCGGTTGATGAAAAACCATATCAACAGGCTGGTGAAAGAAGTGGATTTCTGTATTGCACAGCTTCAAAACAGCGGATTATAATGGAGGTAAGAAGAATAACCATCAATATTGCAGGAAGGGTATATCCGCTAAACGTACCGGCAGCAGAAGAAGAAACACTGCGTAAGGTAGGGAAGCAGATTGAAAATATGATTAAAGATTTTGAACAGAATTTCGATGTAAGAGACAAACAGGATGCTTTGGCCATGTGTGCCCTTAAACTGGGAACCAATGCCGAAGTGGTGTCTGCCAACTACGAAAAGACAATACATTCTGCCGGAGACAGGCTGGTGCAGATCAGCAATTCCCTGGGTGAAGTAAGTGAAGTGAAATAAAATAAAATAAACAGGGAATAGATTTTTTTCCCGAAAAAACTGCCTACAATAATTCTAACACATTAAAGGTAAACTCAACGCTAAACAATTACCGAACAAATGTCCATCGAATGGCGTGCCGGTCCGTCCGGATTACAGACAGTGGAAATCAGTTCAAATCGTGTTGATTAGGAGTTTACTCTATATCACTGAATTGTTGTAGGCTTTTTTTTATCTGATACAGAAGACAATTAAAACTTAAAATAAATTATGATAGAAATTATAATTGGCATTATTTGCCTGGTAATCGGTGCAGCAGCAGGGATGTTTTTCTCAAGAAGCTCACTCAATACCAAAGCAAAATTTATTATAGACGATGCAAAGAAAAATGCTGAAAATTTTGTAGAAAAAGCCAACGTACAGGCCGAATCCATAAAAAAAGAAAAAAACCTTCAGGCGAAGGAAAAGTTTCTGGAACTGAAATCCCAGCATGATGCCGATATCCAGGCACGCGAGAAAAAAATGCAGGAGATTGAAAAAAGAACCAAAGACAAAGAACATAAGCTGAATGACGAACTCAGCAAAGTAGGAAAACTTGAAAAAGACCTGGACAGGCAGATTGCAGATTATGCCAAGAAGGCAGAGGCACTGGAAAGAAAACAGCATGAGCTGGATTCTGCAACCGCTAAAAAAGTGGAGATCCTTGAAAAAATAGCTAACTATACCGCAGAAGAAGCCAAAGCAGAATTGGTGGAAACGATGAAGGCAGAAGCAAAAACAAGGGCTCAGGCACATGTACAGAGCATTATGGAAGAAGCTCAGCTTAATGCGAAAAGCGAAGCAAGAAAAATTATTATCCAGACCATCCAGAGAATCGGGACGGAACAGGCCATTGAGAATTCCGTATCGGTCTTCAACATTGAATCTGATGAGGTAAAAGGAAGGATTATCGGTAGGGAAGGGCGTAATATCCGTGCTTTGGAATCTATTACGGGCGTGGAGATTATTGTTGACGATACCCCTGAAGCCATCCTTCTTTCATGTTTTGATCCCGTAAGAAGAGAAATCGCAAGACTTTCCCTTCACAGGCTGGTAACGGACGGAAGGATCCACCCGGCAAGGATTGAAGAAGTGGTGGAGAAAACAAGAAAACAGATCGAAGAAGAAATTATTGAAGTAGGTAAGAGAACAATCATTGATTTGGGCATCCACGGATTGCATCCTGAACTGATCAAGATCGTGGGAAGAATGAAATACCGTTCTTCATACGGACAGAACCTGCTGCAGCACTCCAGAGAAGTAGCGAACATTGCTGCAACCATGGCTGCTGAACTGGGATTGAATGTAAAACTGGCGAAGAGGGCAGGATTACTGCATGACATCGGTAAGGTTCCGGAGCAGGAATCAGAACTTCCTCACGCTTTATTAGGAATGCAGTGGGCAGAGAAATACGGTGAAAATGCAGAAGTGATCAATGCCATCGGAGCTCACCATGACGAAGTGGAAATGACTTCTCTGCTGTCACCGATCATTCAGGTAGCCGATGCCATTTCAGGAGCAAGGCCGGGAGCGAGAAGACAGGTGCTGGAATCTTACATCCAGAGGCTGAAAGACCTCGAAGCAGCGGCATTAAGCTTTGACGGCGTTTCATCAGCTTACGCCATCCAGGCAGGTAGAGAACTGAGGGTAATGGTAGAAAGCGGAAAAGTAAATGACGAAGTGGCTTCCCAGCTGTCTTATGACATTTCAGAAAAAATCCAGAACGAACTGACCTATCCGGGACAGGTAAGAGTAACGGTAATCAGGGAAACCAGAGCCGTGAATATAGCAAGATAATCACTGAAAAACATATTCAATCTATAAACCTTTCAAGAAATTGGAAGGTTTTTTATTTGATCCTAGTCAACAGGACAGAAATTCCCCTGACACTCTACGAACATTCATTCTGTACCATCAGCCTCCGGTAAAATGAAAGCAGGAGCATATAACGGAATGAGGGATTATCCGGAAAGAATAATGTCAAATGGAAATGGGCAGGCCGGCTTTCGGCAAAATAAAAAATTTTTACTTCTTGAAAACAGCAGTGCCTTCAAAGAGATTGATAAATGCATCAGTACTGTTATACGCATATCTGGAAAATGGTATCTCAGGATGAACAAAATAATCTGGCAGGCAGGGAGATAGCTTTAAAATAAGCCTGTGTAAAAAATCCATCAATGCAATGAAACCGTTAAAGCTTCAAACCTTCAGTAAACTAAAATAAGCACCGGGTCAGGATGCTTATTTTAGGTATAGAAGAAACCAGCTGACAGCGGTTAATTTGCTGCAGGTGTTAGTTAAGGATACCGGACAGCACCGTCCAATTCTATCGGGTTGTTATGCTTTTTTATATACTGTTGTTCGTTTTTTGTAAGTTCTTTATAATCCGGTACAAATGCCTTTCCGTCTTTATCCTGCCAGCGTACTTTTACATTTCCTGTCTTCATTTCCCTGTACGGGTCATTATAGTGGTCTTTCTGTAATTTAATCCATTGTTTTCCCGTAATATCCAGAGGCCGTGCAGACAGATACTGTATATTGGTGGTCTCATCTTTTTTTATTCCGGTAAATGAAAATTCATAGTTGTTTCCGGTATCTTTCATATACACGATCAGTCCGGGCAGCCCGTCAAAAACATAGGGTCCGTTCTGTAAAGCGATATCGGTGGTGAACCATGCTTCCCAAGTACGGCCGGAATAGGCAAGCATTGCTTTCTGGCAGTTGTAATCCCCTATCTTTTTGGTGACTTTACTGATTTCCCATTTAAAAACGGGGCTTTTGCCTGAAATTCTGTAAAGATCCCTGAGTATAACGGTAAATCTGTTAGTTTTTTTCTCTTTGGTATCTTTGATCACCATAAAATGGTAATCGTATTTTTTATGAACGTTCTCACCGGCTTTTTCCTTTTCAATCACTACAGAATCGTTCATGGACTGATCTTTAGAATAAAACTTAGATTTATTATCTTTGATCAGCAGAATCATATCATTAGTCTGAATTTCTTTGGATAATGAGTCCGGTTTATAATTCATCCGGTAATAAATCTTATAACTCTGTGCATAGGATACATTAGAAAATATGCTTACGAAGGTGAGTATTTTAAATACATTTTTCCATTCCATAATATTGAATTGCTTTTTGTTTTAAAGGATTTGTGCTCCATTCTTCCCATTCGCCTGTATAGGGATTATAGCCGCATTTTAAAGGTTTTGAGACATCAAGTCCGGCTTCATTCGTATGTAAGCGTTCGGTATACGCTCTGCAATCAGTGCATACATATCTGAATTCGCAGTCCTTACAGCCTTCTATGTCATCTTTGGTCAGGTTCCAGTACCGTTTGAAGTCTTTATGGTGAATGCTTTCTTCTAAAGTCGTATCTTTAATATTTCCAAAGCTTTCCGTCATAGAAGGACAGTTTTTTATATTCCCGGCGCTGTCAATTGATAGTTTACAGTTTAAGCAGGAATTATGATGGATTGATTCTGAAATAATTTCAAGGTTGATCGAATCAATATTCCCCTGTATGGTTCCGCAGTTTTCAGGACCCCCGACTGATTTTTGTACATACTGAATTTTATGATCTTCTGCCGGTCCGGTTAATAGTTGTTCATTTAAAGTATAAACTGTAACCGTACTGACCATCGGAAGCTTGGCAATTTCTCTTAAATCAGCGATTGTTCTCTTTGAATTTGAGTATTCCGGGATGCTGATTTCAAGCTGGATATCACGTAATCTGTTGTACGGGTCATTATTCAGGTAAACAATATATTTTTTCAGCTCCTGCAGTCTTTTTTCGCTGAAACAGCGGAACAGTATAGCCTCCACGCCTAATGTTCCTGCTTCACGGCTTATTTTTGTTATCGAAGTGAGGGCCGTTTCCGCATCAACATCAATAATCATGTTGGTAATCCTGCTCGGGCTGTGCCATTTCATATCTATGGACGGGAAAGCATCTGTTTCATCATGGGATACCTGAAAAATGAGATCATTTTTC
The sequence above is a segment of the Chryseobacterium sp. JJR-5R genome. Coding sequences within it:
- a CDS encoding GLPGLI family protein, which gives rise to MEWKNVFKILTFVSIFSNVSYAQSYKIYYRMNYKPDSLSKEIQTNDMILLIKDNKSKFYSKDQSMNDSVVIEKEKAGENVHKKYDYHFMVIKDTKEKKTNRFTVILRDLYRISGKSPVFKWEISKVTKKIGDYNCQKAMLAYSGRTWEAWFTTDIALQNGPYVFDGLPGLIVYMKDTGNNYEFSFTGIKKDETTNIQYLSARPLDITGKQWIKLQKDHYNDPYREMKTGNVKVRWQDKDGKAFVPDYKELTKNEQQYIKKHNNPIELDGAVRYP
- the rny gene encoding ribonuclease Y, producing the protein MIEIIIGIICLVIGAAAGMFFSRSSLNTKAKFIIDDAKKNAENFVEKANVQAESIKKEKNLQAKEKFLELKSQHDADIQAREKKMQEIEKRTKDKEHKLNDELSKVGKLEKDLDRQIADYAKKAEALERKQHELDSATAKKVEILEKIANYTAEEAKAELVETMKAEAKTRAQAHVQSIMEEAQLNAKSEARKIIIQTIQRIGTEQAIENSVSVFNIESDEVKGRIIGREGRNIRALESITGVEIIVDDTPEAILLSCFDPVRREIARLSLHRLVTDGRIHPARIEEVVEKTRKQIEEEIIEVGKRTIIDLGIHGLHPELIKIVGRMKYRSSYGQNLLQHSREVANIAATMAAELGLNVKLAKRAGLLHDIGKVPEQESELPHALLGMQWAEKYGENAEVINAIGAHHDEVEMTSLLSPIIQVADAISGARPGARRQVLESYIQRLKDLEAAALSFDGVSSAYAIQAGRELRVMVESGKVNDEVASQLSYDISEKIQNELTYPGQVRVTVIRETRAVNIAR
- the gwsS gene encoding grasp-with-spasm system SPASM domain peptide maturase; this encodes MVYKLYADIIPVKGYTRSLLFDLTKNNYWYISNELYEMLTKEIDFENLQELYPGNGDLLKSYKKFLQKNDLIFQVSHDETDAFPSIDMKWHSPSRITNMIIDVDAETALTSITKISREAGTLGVEAILFRCFSEKRLQELKKYIVYLNNDPYNRLRDIQLEISIPEYSNSKRTIADLREIAKLPMVSTVTVYTLNEQLLTGPAEDHKIQYVQKSVGGPENCGTIQGNIDSINLEIISESIHHNSCLNCKLSIDSAGNIKNCPSMTESFGNIKDTTLEESIHHKDFKRYWNLTKDDIEGCKDCEFRYVCTDCRAYTERLHTNEAGLDVSKPLKCGYNPYTGEWEEWSTNPLKQKAIQYYGMEKCI
- a CDS encoding cell division protein ZapA; its protein translation is MEVRRITINIAGRVYPLNVPAAEEETLRKVGKQIENMIKDFEQNFDVRDKQDALAMCALKLGTNAEVVSANYEKTIHSAGDRLVQISNSLGEVSEVK